The following coding sequences lie in one Prochlorococcus marinus XMU1419 genomic window:
- a CDS encoding asparaginase has product MSSNFKNLYTSNNPPLQATLIRGSKIESIHKIHAVISDKKGRVLMCAGNPEYKSFIRSALKPFQAIPFVSSGAASKINNASKSIALACGSHSGSKLHSREAFKILWEHDIDINNLKCPLLKTSPLEHNCSGKHAAFLATCKKLNWPLDSYLKGNHPLQVEIFRIVSELLEIPLSEINAERDDCGAPTLYLKLIQMSKLYSLLSSSENAELEQISRAMTTNPLMISDNNKFDTEIIKSSHGHVISKGGAEGIQCLCKVNEGIGLALKVEDGSKRAKHAVSLHLLKQLEWISDLRIQDIEEKVFNLSQGVRIEVNGQLKFQES; this is encoded by the coding sequence ATGAGTTCAAACTTTAAAAACCTTTACACATCTAACAACCCCCCTTTACAAGCAACCTTAATTAGAGGTTCAAAGATTGAGTCAATTCATAAAATTCATGCTGTTATTAGCGACAAAAAGGGCAGGGTTCTAATGTGTGCTGGGAATCCAGAATATAAAAGTTTTATAAGATCAGCATTAAAACCATTCCAAGCAATACCTTTTGTTAGCAGTGGAGCCGCATCAAAAATTAACAATGCTTCAAAATCGATAGCATTAGCATGCGGTTCACATAGTGGATCAAAACTTCATTCGCGGGAAGCCTTCAAAATTTTATGGGAACACGATATAGACATTAATAATTTGAAATGTCCTTTATTAAAAACAAGCCCATTAGAGCATAATTGTTCAGGTAAGCATGCTGCTTTTTTAGCTACATGTAAAAAACTAAATTGGCCATTAGATAGTTACTTAAAAGGGAATCATCCACTTCAGGTTGAAATATTCAGAATTGTTTCCGAATTACTTGAAATCCCATTATCTGAAATAAATGCAGAACGTGATGACTGTGGCGCCCCAACTCTCTATTTAAAGCTAATACAAATGTCAAAGTTATATTCACTTCTAAGCAGTTCCGAAAATGCTGAATTAGAGCAAATAAGTAGAGCTATGACAACAAATCCATTAATGATAAGTGACAATAATAAATTTGATACGGAAATAATTAAGTCCTCTCACGGACATGTCATAAGTAAAGGTGGAGCAGAAGGGATACAGTGCCTTTGTAAGGTTAATGAAGGAATAGGACTGGCTTTAAAAGTAGAAGATGGTTCAAAAAGAGCTAAACATGCTGTTAGTCTTCACTTACTAAAACAATTAGAGTGGATATCTGACTTAAGAATTCAAGACATTGAAGAAAAGGTTTTTAATTTGTCTCAAGGAGTGAGAATTGAAGTTAATGGTCAATTAAAATTCCAAGAATCATAA
- a CDS encoding ABC transporter ATP-binding protein: MSKNIIEVRNLSKSFYISSKEPGLKGTFKHFFRRQTKSLEVIKNISFEIKQGEIVGFLGANGAGKTTILKMLCGLIYPSDGSISVSGHLPFRRKENFLKIITLIMGQKQQLIWDLPPIESFYLNASIYDLDKYEAKRRIKKLSDMLEIDDELYIPVRKLSLGQRMKSELLAALIHEPNILFLDEPTLGLDINAQRNLRKFLQKYNDETNATICLTSHYMKDITSLCKRVICVHNGSISYDGKLDQLLKKLSPVKEILIVCRSEEDAFKLVNSSFTVKNKTKNEITIKVENKSITSSLRTILNNFDIEDLYINEPPVDEIIGKILIKKDYDI, encoded by the coding sequence ATGTCAAAAAATATTATTGAAGTCAGGAATTTATCTAAGTCATTTTATATCTCTTCTAAAGAACCAGGCCTAAAAGGAACCTTTAAACATTTCTTTAGAAGACAGACAAAAAGTTTAGAAGTAATAAAAAATATAAGTTTTGAAATTAAACAGGGAGAAATAGTAGGTTTTCTTGGAGCTAATGGAGCTGGGAAAACAACAATCTTAAAAATGCTTTGTGGCTTAATTTATCCAAGTGATGGTTCAATTTCAGTTTCAGGCCACTTACCTTTCAGAAGAAAAGAAAATTTTCTGAAGATCATTACCTTAATAATGGGGCAAAAACAACAACTTATTTGGGATCTTCCACCAATAGAGTCATTTTATTTAAATGCATCAATATATGACCTAGATAAGTACGAGGCAAAAAGAAGAATAAAAAAATTATCAGATATGCTTGAGATAGATGACGAGCTATATATACCTGTTAGAAAGTTATCCCTAGGTCAGCGAATGAAGTCAGAATTACTAGCTGCTTTGATACATGAACCAAATATTTTATTTTTAGATGAGCCAACACTTGGTTTAGATATTAATGCACAAAGAAATTTAAGAAAATTTCTTCAAAAATATAATGACGAAACTAATGCAACGATATGCTTAACGAGTCATTACATGAAAGATATTACATCGCTATGCAAAAGAGTTATATGTGTTCATAATGGATCTATCTCATATGATGGGAAGCTCGACCAATTATTAAAAAAACTTTCTCCTGTTAAGGAAATATTAATAGTTTGTCGCTCTGAAGAAGATGCATTTAAGTTGGTTAATTCAAGTTTTACTGTTAAAAATAAAACGAAGAATGAGATCACAATAAAAGTTGAAAATAAATCTATTACCTCTTCATTGAGAACTATCCTAAATAATTTTGATATTGAAGACCTATATATAAATGAGCCACCAGTAGATGAAATAATTGGGAAAATTTTAATTAAAAAAGATTATGATATCTAA
- the rsfS gene encoding ribosome silencing factor, producing the protein MDNKNLVYMAAKACDEKKAKDIKLIKIDKVSFISEWILIAEGLSDVQVRSITNSVEGELRDKAKIEPIRKEGVNEAKWALLDYGDLIVNIFQPEVRKYYDLESFWSNGDGLTFP; encoded by the coding sequence ATGGACAATAAGAATTTAGTATACATGGCAGCCAAAGCTTGTGATGAAAAAAAGGCTAAAGATATAAAACTTATAAAAATTGATAAGGTATCTTTCATAAGCGAATGGATATTAATTGCAGAGGGATTGTCTGATGTCCAGGTTAGATCCATTACTAACTCTGTAGAAGGAGAATTGAGAGATAAAGCTAAGATTGAACCAATAAGAAAGGAAGGAGTTAACGAGGCAAAATGGGCTTTACTTGACTATGGTGATTTAATAGTAAATATTTTTCAGCCGGAAGTAAGAAAATATTATGATCTTGAATCTTTTTGGAGTAATGGAGACGGTCTTACTTTTCCATAA
- a CDS encoding CGLD27 family protein has protein sequence MSESKCPVPKEQQPTNEFIELSKSVIFSWPKTKISLILVLIKFWVVSFFIFLVISSGSIYFEKSTLKYILISLFSSLSIPLLVTLRLYIGWNHIFKRLTSEKVEYEESGWYDGQVWIKPLVLKEKESLIASIEVKPILRNLIQILSIISVLALSGILLFQYNNF, from the coding sequence ATGAGCGAATCTAAATGTCCTGTCCCTAAGGAACAACAACCCACAAATGAATTTATTGAATTATCAAAATCAGTCATTTTTTCTTGGCCTAAAACAAAAATCTCATTAATTCTTGTATTGATTAAATTTTGGGTAGTTTCTTTTTTTATATTTCTCGTTATTTCCTCAGGAAGTATATATTTCGAAAAGTCCACTCTAAAATATATTCTAATAAGCCTCTTTAGCAGCTTATCAATACCTCTTTTAGTTACTTTAAGATTATATATTGGTTGGAATCACATATTTAAAAGACTAACCTCTGAAAAAGTTGAATACGAAGAGTCCGGTTGGTATGACGGTCAAGTATGGATAAAGCCATTAGTTTTAAAAGAAAAGGAATCACTTATTGCCTCAATTGAGGTAAAACCTATCTTAAGAAATTTAATTCAAATTCTTTCTATCATCTCAGTTTTAGCTTTGTCAGGAATTCTGCTTTTTCAATATAACAATTTCTAA
- a CDS encoding ABC transporter permease, whose amino-acid sequence MISNLIKNKFFTLLKVQYSNMLEYRVEIALWAISGIIPFFMLNIWTNNNLNESINISDVMLSRYFLCAFFVRQFSVVWVVFSFEEDSLMGKVSPYLIQPLNPFFRYFAQHLAEQITRFPFALIIAFLFFIFNPESIWIPNLGILILSIISIFLSFLIQFLIQSIVACLCFWTEKASSIERLLFIPTLFLSGLLAPIASFPEYVKSWIYLTPFPYLIDFPANLLSGNTTNVFRGLSIQILWILLFFPVFKKIWLEGTKRYTAMGS is encoded by the coding sequence ATGATATCTAATTTGATTAAGAATAAGTTTTTCACTTTATTAAAAGTCCAATATTCAAACATGTTGGAATATAGGGTGGAAATCGCATTATGGGCGATTTCTGGAATTATTCCATTTTTCATGTTAAACATATGGACAAACAATAACCTTAATGAATCAATAAACATTAGTGATGTTATGCTTTCCAGGTATTTCTTGTGTGCTTTTTTTGTTAGACAGTTTTCAGTAGTTTGGGTTGTATTTAGCTTTGAAGAAGATTCGCTTATGGGTAAAGTATCTCCGTACCTAATTCAACCATTAAATCCATTTTTTAGATATTTTGCACAACATCTTGCAGAACAAATCACAAGATTTCCTTTCGCGCTAATAATCGCATTTTTATTTTTTATTTTCAATCCAGAAAGTATATGGATACCAAATTTGGGCATTTTAATCTTATCTATAATATCGATTTTCCTATCATTCTTAATTCAATTTTTAATTCAGTCAATAGTTGCATGTTTATGTTTTTGGACAGAAAAAGCATCCTCAATCGAAAGATTATTATTTATCCCAACTTTATTTCTCTCAGGTCTATTAGCTCCAATAGCCTCATTTCCTGAATATGTTAAATCATGGATTTATTTAACTCCTTTTCCTTATCTAATCGATTTCCCTGCAAATCTACTATCAGGAAATACAACAAATGTTTTTAGAGGATTAAGTATTCAAATTCTATGGATTCTATTGTTTTTTCCAGTCTTTAAAAAAATATGGTTAGAAGGAACGAAAAGATATACTGCTATGGGGTCATGA
- a CDS encoding DUF3318 domain-containing protein, whose protein sequence is MSELQRLKSLLPPENESWVFVEAAAAIDPPLITLEEIGRDEVEIQIDLDTWDNFAIDHRNLLFWHEVGKIQNDTIPRDGWEMAALAIGLGGAIGELWVQDGLLLLLALGLSSFAGYRLYIKNNSEKKLQDAILADERAIDLACRFGYSIPNAYKSLGGALKELIENTRKKKKRSFFEDRLDALRKSAEKARSELSQQEGSEKSVSSENVYGQ, encoded by the coding sequence ATGAGCGAACTTCAGCGACTTAAAAGTTTGTTGCCTCCGGAAAATGAAAGTTGGGTATTTGTTGAAGCTGCTGCTGCTATAGACCCACCTTTAATTACACTTGAGGAAATCGGTCGCGACGAAGTAGAAATTCAAATAGACCTAGATACTTGGGATAACTTTGCAATTGACCACAGAAATTTATTGTTTTGGCATGAAGTAGGCAAAATTCAAAACGACACAATACCAAGAGACGGTTGGGAAATGGCTGCTCTTGCTATAGGGCTTGGAGGAGCTATAGGGGAATTGTGGGTACAAGATGGTTTACTACTATTACTAGCTCTTGGGTTATCAAGTTTTGCAGGTTATAGATTATATATTAAAAATAATTCTGAAAAAAAACTTCAGGACGCTATTCTTGCAGACGAAAGAGCGATAGATCTTGCTTGCAGATTTGGTTATAGTATTCCAAATGCTTATAAAAGCCTCGGAGGAGCATTAAAAGAATTAATTGAGAACACTAGAAAAAAGAAAAAAAGAAGTTTCTTTGAGGATAGATTAGATGCCTTAAGAAAAAGTGCTGAAAAAGCTAGATCTGAATTATCTCAGCAAGAAGGATCAGAAAAGTCAGTTTCAAGCGAAAATGTATATGGACAATAA
- the petP gene encoding cytochrome b6-f complex subunit PetP, translating to MSILDKTKIGNNVRVNLELSKDRLNKEIIDALSISPLGKISDFRITDGKGIGVILRLSNGKEQWFFENEIDLLDENGNVIKKNIDKEQENNLISGILFKLKYENKNKVSELLNPINFFLWLIVSMKDIF from the coding sequence ATGTCAATTTTAGATAAAACTAAAATAGGAAATAATGTTCGTGTAAATTTAGAACTATCTAAAGATAGACTTAATAAAGAAATCATTGATGCTCTAAGTATTTCTCCCTTGGGTAAAATAAGTGATTTTAGAATAACTGATGGTAAAGGCATAGGAGTTATCTTGCGATTATCTAATGGAAAAGAACAATGGTTCTTTGAAAATGAAATAGACCTTCTTGACGAAAATGGTAATGTAATTAAAAAAAATATTGATAAAGAACAGGAAAATAATTTAATATCAGGAATCTTATTTAAATTAAAGTATGAGAATAAAAATAAGGTTAGTGAGTTACTTAATCCAATTAACTTTTTTCTCTGGCTAATTGTATCGATGAAAGATATTTTTTAA
- a CDS encoding ABC transporter permease, giving the protein MNLKKYLKVYTKFLYTSLASELEYKTNILIDLISAILSLIGSIFLLSIFFQNNKSIGGWEFEQALIIQGIYTILNGITSTWFNPNLTEIVKHIREGTLDFVLLKPIDSQFFISLKKINPSGILEITLGFFLLLYCVRINQINLNLSFFSLSFITIICSISILYSLWFFISTTTIWFVKTWNATEVLRSFLYIGRFPLNSFSLSLRIFFSVFIPIAFITTIPSEVFLGSSQLWKIMLEVIVAMVFFLTSRKFWLYALKFYTSASS; this is encoded by the coding sequence ATGAACCTTAAAAAATATTTAAAAGTTTATACAAAATTTTTGTATACATCTTTAGCCTCTGAATTGGAGTACAAAACAAATATATTAATTGATTTGATTTCTGCTATTTTAAGTTTAATAGGGAGTATTTTTTTATTATCTATTTTCTTTCAAAACAATAAAAGTATAGGAGGTTGGGAATTTGAACAAGCATTAATAATTCAAGGTATTTATACAATTTTGAATGGAATAACTAGTACATGGTTCAATCCCAATCTTACAGAAATAGTTAAACATATAAGAGAAGGGACATTAGATTTCGTACTCTTAAAACCTATTGATAGTCAATTTTTTATCTCATTAAAAAAAATAAATCCTTCTGGGATTTTAGAAATAACACTAGGATTTTTTTTATTATTATATTGCGTCAGGATTAATCAAATAAATTTAAATTTAAGTTTCTTTTCTTTATCTTTTATTACAATAATTTGTTCGATTAGTATTTTATATAGCTTATGGTTTTTTATCTCTACAACTACTATTTGGTTTGTTAAAACATGGAACGCGACTGAAGTATTGAGATCATTCCTTTATATTGGAAGATTTCCTTTGAATTCATTTTCTTTGTCTCTAAGAATATTTTTTAGTGTGTTCATTCCTATTGCATTTATAACTACAATCCCCTCTGAGGTTTTCCTTGGTTCTTCTCAATTATGGAAAATAATGCTTGAAGTTATTGTTGCCATGGTATTTTTCCTCACATCTAGGAAGTTTTGGTTATATGCCTTAAAGTTCTATACATCTGCCTCAAGTTAA